The following coding sequences lie in one Spinacia oleracea cultivar Varoflay chromosome 1, BTI_SOV_V1, whole genome shotgun sequence genomic window:
- the LOC110804424 gene encoding pentatricopeptide repeat-containing protein At4g01400, mitochondrial, giving the protein MNFTIEIDTNNYYKLEKKMHQTPARLCNNLQRITRNLSLPPTICFHSSSIHPENHHHDKPPPLPPPLSHQTRYNPESQNDLQSFSRTLIASPNRIHKLISSQSDPLLAKEIFDLASRQPNFRHSYPTFHTLIIKLGNARQFSLMEKLLSQLKRLRYPTTPGLFSRLICIYGDAHMPEKALKMFYSIVEFNCNPTSKHLNHVLSILVAQRSFLRPAFDLFRIAHKYAVDPNVKSYNILMRAFCGNDELSVAYKLFNDMLKREILPDVESYRILMQALCRKSQVTKAMDLLDDMFNKGFVPDTLSYTSLLNSLCRKKKLREAYKLLCRMKVKGCNPNLIHYNTVMLGLCREGRAHQAIKILDDMYLNGCLPNLVSYRTLVGGLVDQGMYDEARKYMEEMISKGCSPHFSITHSLIKGLCTVGRTEEASEVLGELLKHGEVPYIGTWQEVIPRICEVEEMEGLDGFLDEVIKVDIKPYTRIIEAGAALEEYLIKKIRANSGKF; this is encoded by the coding sequence ATGAATTTCACAATAGAAATTGACACAAATAATTACTACAAGCTGGAAAAAAAAATGCATCAAACTCCTGCGCGATTATGCAACAATCTTCAACGTATCACTCGCAATCTTTCTCTTCCCCCAACAATCTGCTTCCACTCTTCTTCAATCCATCCAGAAAATCACCACCATGATAAACCGCCACCACTACCACCACCATTATCACACCAAACAAGATATAACCCAGAATCCCAAAATGATTTACAATCATTCTCAAGAACCCTAATTGCTTCCCCAAATCGAATCCACAAGCTGATTTCCTCTCAATCAGACCCTCTTTTAGCCAAAGAAATCTTTGATTTAGCCTCTCGCCAACCCAATTTCCGCCATTCTTACCCCACTTTCCACACTCTGATCATCAAATTGGGAAATGCTCGTCAATTCTCGCTCATGGAGAAGCTTCTTTCTCAGCTCAAACGCCTTCGTTACCCTACAACTCCAGGTCTGTTTTCTCGCTTAATTTGCATTTACGGCGATGCCCATATGCCTGAAAAGGCCCTTAAGATGTTCTATAGCATCGTTGAGTTTAACTGTAATCCCACCTCGAAACACCTGAATCATGTTCTTTCTATTCTCGTGGCTCAGCGGAGCTTTCTTCGGCCTGCTTTTGATCTTTTTAGGATTGCACATAAGTATGCAGTGGACCCAAATGTGAAATCTTACAACATTTTGATGAGGGCTTTCTGTGGTAATGATGAACTTAGTGTTGCCTATAAGCTGTTCAACGATATGCTTAAGAGAGAGATTTTGCCTGATGTTGAATCTTATAGAATTTTGATGCAGGCATTGTGTAGGAAGAGTCAAGTGACTAAAGCTATGGATTTGTTAGATGATATGTTTAATAAGGGTTTCGTGCCAGATACATTGAGCTATACCAGTTTGTTGAATAGTTTATGTAGGAAGAAGAAGCTTAGGGAGGCTTATAAGTTGTTATGCAGGATGAAAGTTAAGGGTTGTAACCCTAATCTCATACATTATAATACAGTTATGTTGGGTTTATGTCGAGAGGGGCGTGCACACCAGGCCATCAAGATTTTGGATGATATGTATTTGAATGGATGTTTGCCAAATTTGGTGTCTTATCGAACATTGGTTGGTGGTTTGGTTGATCAAGGGATGTATGATGAAGCGAGGAAGTACATGGAGGAAATGATTTCAAAAGGTTGTTCTCCTCATTTTTCAATAACTCATTCCTTGATCAAGGGTTTGTGTACTGTTGGTAGAACCGAGGAAGCTTCTGAGGTGCTAGGGGAGCTTTTAAAACACGGTGAAGTACCATATATTGGTACATGGCAAGAAGTCATACCCAGGATTTGCGAGGTAGAGGAGATGGAAGGCTTGGATGGGTTTTTGGATGAGGTGATTAAGGTTGACATAAAACCTTATACAAGGATAATTGAGGCAGGAGCTGCTTTAGAGGAATATTTGATCAAGAAGATACGAGCAAATTCTGGGAAATTTTGA